Part of the Streptomyces sp. NBC_01353 genome, CGTCGCCCGTCCGTCCCGGTGCCGGGTGCCGACCTTGGATCGTTACGCCCTGGTGGTGAGCGTCCTTTGTCATTGGCCGCGGGCGCCGCTGACGCGGATTCATTCCGCCGCGCTCCAATCCTTCCGTAGTTTCTGCCCTGGAGGCTCAGTCATGCGATTAAATGCCGTTCCCCCCACCACCGTCCGCCGGAAGATCGGCGGCCTGTGTACGGCCCTGGTCGTCGGCGTCCTCGGTTCGGCCGCCGTACTGGTGGCGCCGCTGACCTCACACGCCGCCGAGAGCACGCTCGGCGGCGCGGCGGCGCAGAGCGGCCGCTACTTCGGGACCGCCATCGCCTCGGGCCGGCTCAACGACTCGACGTACACGACGATCGCGGGTCGCGAGTTCAACTCGGTGACGGCCGAGAACGAGATGAAGATCGACGCCACCGAACCCCAGCAGGGCCAGTTCAACTTCACCGCCGGTGACCGCGTCTACAACTGGGCGGTGCAGAACGGCAAGCAGGTACGCGGCCACACCCTGGCCTGGCACTCCCAGCAGCCCGGCTGGATGCAGAACCTCAGCGGCAGCGCGCTGCGCCAGGCGATGACCAACCACATCAACGGCGTGATGGGCCACTACAAGGGCAAGATCGTCCAGTGGGACGTCGTGAACGAGGCCTTCGCCGACGGCACCTCGGGAGCCCGGCGCGACTCCAACCTGCAGCGCTCCGGCAACGACTGGATCGAGGTCGCCTTCCGTACCGCGCGGGCCGCCGACCCGGCCGCCAAGCTCTGCTACAACGACTACAACGTCGAGAACTGGACCTGGGCCAAGACCCAGGCCATGTACGCCATGGTCCGGGACTTCAAGCAGCGCGGCGTGCCGATCGACTGCGTCGGCTTCCAGTCGCACTTCAACAGCGACAGCCCCTACAACAGCAACTTCCGCACCACCCTGCAGAGCTTCGCCGCCCTCGGCGTCGATGTGGCCGTCACCGAACTCGACATCCAGGGCGCCTCGGCGACGACCTACGCCAACGTGACCAACGACTGCCTGGCCGTCCCGCGCTGCCTCGGCATCACCGTCTGGGGTGTGCGCGACACCGACTCCTGGCGACCGGAGCACTCGCCGCTGCTGTTCAACGGCGACGGCAGCAAAAAGCCCGCCTACACCTCCGTCCTCAACGCACTCAACGCCGCCTCCTCCACTCCCAATCCGACCCCCTCGCCCGGTTCTGGACAGATCAAGGGCGTCGGCTCAGGCCGCTGCCTGGACGTGCCCGGCGCCAGCACCACCGACGGCACCCAGCTCAACCTGTGGGACTGCAACAACCGCACCAACCAGCAGTGGACCCACACCGCCGCAGGCGAACTCAGGGTCTACGGCAACAAGTGCCTGGACGCCGCCGGCACGGGCAACGGCACCAAAGTCCAGATCTACAGCTGCTGGGGCGGCGACAACCAGAAATGGCGCCTCAACTCCGACGGATCCATCGTCGGCGTCCAGTCCGGCCTCTGCCTTGACGCCGCCGCGAACGGCACCGCCAACGGGACCCTGATCCAGCTCTACTCCTGCTCGAACGGCAACAACCAACGCTGGGCCCGCACCTGACCGCCACAGCGAAAGGGTGAACCGATGAAGACCTACGGTGCGGCTTCCCCCGCCCCTCCGCAAAGACATCGCTGGTGGTCCCGGATCGCCGCCGTGGTGGCGGCGACCCTCGCGATCGGCATGCTCCTCGCGGTGAATCCGGCGCCCGCCCAGGCGGCGACTGTGGACACCAACGCCTGGTACGTCCTGGTCAATCGCAACAGTGGCAAGGCGCTCGACGTCCATGGCGCGTCCACCGCCGACGGCGCGCGGGTCAGCCAGTGGACGCGCAACGACGGAGCCAACCAGCAGTGGCAGTTCGTGGACTCCGGCGGCGGCTTCTACCGGATCAAGGCCCGGCATTCGGTCCAGGTTCTGGACGTGTCCGGCGCCTCGACCGCCGACGGTGCCGCGATCGCGCAGCGGGCCGACCGCAACGGGGCCAACCAGCAGTTCCGCCTGGCCGACTCCGACGCAGGCCACGTCCGGCTGATCAACCGCAACAGCGGCAAGGCCGTGGAGGTGCAGGGCGCCTCCGCCGCCGACGGCGGCAACGTCGTCCAGTACGCGGACTGGGGCGGCGCCAACCAGCAATGGCAGATGATCAAGCTGTCGTCCGGTGGCGGCGGTGCATGCGGCAGTGCCCCGACTCTGGCGAGCGGTACGCACACGATTCAGAGCAGCGGTAAGAGCCGCAGCTTCATCCTCAAGGTTCCCGGCAATTACACCAACAGCCACCCCTACCGGCTGATCTTCGCGTTCCACTGGCGGGGCGGAACCGCCGGCGACGTCGCCTCGGGCGGAACGAGCGGGACCGCCTGGTCCTACTACGGCCAACAGGAACAGTCGAGCAACAGCGCGATCCTCGTCGCCCCCCAGGGCCTCGGCAACGGCTGGGCCAATTCGGGCGGTGAGGACGTCACCTTCGTCGACGACATGATCCGGCGAATCGAGGGCGGCCTCTGCGTCAACACGGCTCAGCGATTCGCCACGGGATTCAGCTGGGGCGGCGGTATGAGCTACGCGCTCGCATGCTCGCGGGCGAACGTCTTCAGAGCTGTCGCGGTCATCTCCGGCGGCGAGATCAGCGGGTGCAGCGGCGGCACTCAGCCCATCGCCTACTTCGGAATCCACGGCATCAGCGACTCCGTCCTCAACATCGCGCAAGGACGGTCCCTGCGCGACAGATTCGTCGGCAACAACGGCTGCACTCCTCAGAGCCCGCGTGAGCCCGTGCCGGGCAGCCGGACGCACATCACCACCACCTACTCGGGCTGCCGTGCCGGGTACCCGGTCCAATGGGCCGCGTTCGACGGAGGCCACATGCCCGGT contains:
- a CDS encoding endo-1,4-beta-xylanase gives rise to the protein MRLNAVPPTTVRRKIGGLCTALVVGVLGSAAVLVAPLTSHAAESTLGGAAAQSGRYFGTAIASGRLNDSTYTTIAGREFNSVTAENEMKIDATEPQQGQFNFTAGDRVYNWAVQNGKQVRGHTLAWHSQQPGWMQNLSGSALRQAMTNHINGVMGHYKGKIVQWDVVNEAFADGTSGARRDSNLQRSGNDWIEVAFRTARAADPAAKLCYNDYNVENWTWAKTQAMYAMVRDFKQRGVPIDCVGFQSHFNSDSPYNSNFRTTLQSFAALGVDVAVTELDIQGASATTYANVTNDCLAVPRCLGITVWGVRDTDSWRPEHSPLLFNGDGSKKPAYTSVLNALNAASSTPNPTPSPGSGQIKGVGSGRCLDVPGASTTDGTQLNLWDCNNRTNQQWTHTAAGELRVYGNKCLDAAGTGNGTKVQIYSCWGGDNQKWRLNSDGSIVGVQSGLCLDAAANGTANGTLIQLYSCSNGNNQRWART
- a CDS encoding RICIN domain-containing protein — protein: MVAATLAIGMLLAVNPAPAQAATVDTNAWYVLVNRNSGKALDVHGASTADGARVSQWTRNDGANQQWQFVDSGGGFYRIKARHSVQVLDVSGASTADGAAIAQRADRNGANQQFRLADSDAGHVRLINRNSGKAVEVQGASAADGGNVVQYADWGGANQQWQMIKLSSGGGGACGSAPTLASGTHTIQSSGKSRSFILKVPGNYTNSHPYRLIFAFHWRGGTAGDVASGGTSGTAWSYYGQQEQSSNSAILVAPQGLGNGWANSGGEDVTFVDDMIRRIEGGLCVNTAQRFATGFSWGGGMSYALACSRANVFRAVAVISGGEISGCSGGTQPIAYFGIHGISDSVLNIAQGRSLRDRFVGNNGCTPQSPREPVPGSRTHITTTYSGCRAGYPVQWAAFDGGHMPGPVDGSPNESGVATWTKGEIWRFFAQFQ